A region from the Benincasa hispida cultivar B227 chromosome 8, ASM972705v1, whole genome shotgun sequence genome encodes:
- the LOC120083323 gene encoding magnesium transporter MRS2-11, chloroplastic isoform X2, whose product MALSLSLQLIRFPPQALSSSSHHLLISDLGSVSRFFRSPCLSSLAPSRNFTMKLSSRTKCFSMSTEEEQWSESEALVSDVDEGGDLADDMDIGVRDDSSVATAASAQRISSSSPSDYLSLAIREQVYEVLEVKADGTVSTRKVNRRQLLKSSGLRPRDIRSVDPSLFLTNSMPTLLVREHAILLNLGSLRAIAMQDCVLIFDYNRPGGQAFIESLLPRLNPKNMNGVPAMPFELEVVEAALLSRTQRLEQRLIKVEPRVQALLEVLPNKLTADVLEQLRISKQTLVELGSRAGALRQMLLDLLEDPQEIRRICIMGRNCTLNKRNDDVECSLPLDKQIADDEEEEIEMLLENYLQRCESCHGQAERLLDSAKEMEDSIAVNLSSRRLEVSRVELLLQVGTFCVAVGALIAGIFGMNLRSYLEEHVFAFWLTTAGIIVGAVVAFFLMYSYLRDRRIL is encoded by the exons ATGGCACTATCTCTATCCTTACAACTCATCCGATTCCCTCCTCAAGCACTATCCTCATCCTCTCACCATCTTCTCATCTCTGACCTCGGCTCCGTCTCGCGCTTCTTCCGATCTCCATGTCTTTCCTCTTTGGCTCCGTCGCGGAACTTCACGATGAAGTTATCTTCCAGAACCAAGTGTTTCTCCATGTCCACCGAGGAGGAACAGTGGAGTGAATCGGAAGCGTTGGTGTCCGATGTGGACGAAGGGGGAGATCTTGCGGACGATATGGATATTGGTGTTCGGGATGACAGCTCTGTGGCCACTGCTGCTTCCGCGCAGAGGATTTCTTCCTCTTCACCGAGTGATTATCTGTCGCTTGCGATTCGAGAGCAGGTTTATGAG GTGTTAGAGGTTAAAGCTGATGGAACCGTATCTACCAGGAAGGTTAACAGACGGCAACTATTGAAGTCAAGTG GGCTTCGTCCACGTGATATCCGAAGTGTTGATCCATCTTTATTTTTGACAAACTCAATGCCTACATTACTG GTCCGCGAACATGCTATTTTGCTTAATCTGGGATCGTTGCGAGCAATAGCTATGCAGGATTGTGTCCTCATATTCGATTATAACCG TCCAGGAGGACAAGCTTTTATTGAATCATTGTTGCCTCGATTGAACCCAAAAAACATGAATGGAGTGCCAGCAATGCCATTTGAACTCGAG GTTGTTGAAGCTGCATTGCTTTCACGAACTCAGCGTTTGGAGCAGCGACTAATAAAAGTAGAACCTCGT GTTCAAGCTCTGCTTGAGGTATTGCCCAACAAATTAACTGCAGATGTGTTGGAACAACTTCGTATTAGCAAGCAGACATTG GTTGAATTAGGTTCCAGGGCAGGGGCTCTCAGACAAATGCTTCTTGATCTTCTGGAGGATCCGCAAGAAATACGACGCATCTGTATTATGGGAAGAAATTGCACGCTTAATAAAAGAAATGATGATGTGGAGTGCTCTCTTCCTTTGGATAAGCAGATTGCTGATG atgaggaagaagaaatagaaaTGCTGTTGGAAAATTATCTCCAGAG ATGCGAATCTTGTCATGGTCAGGCTGAAAGGCTTCTGGATTCTGCAAAAGAAATGGAAGATTCAATTGCCGTCAATTTGAG CTCGCGACGACTAGAGGTTAGCAGAGTGGAATTGCTTCTCCAAGTTGGGACATTTTGTGTGGCAGTTGGTGCTTTAATTGCAG GAATATTCGGCATGAACTTACGATCATACCTTGAAGAACACGTG TTTGCCTTCTGGTTAACAACAGCTGGGATAATTGTTGGCGCTGTTGTGGCATTCTTTCTCATGTATTCATATCTCAGAGATAGGAGAATCCTATAG
- the LOC120082820 gene encoding uncharacterized protein LOC120082820: MDYSLAALKLLCRQLKDARQSPTNNAATLGGILFQRAWLQGNLVSVDKENAKLILDDGTGTVELSLSRDFRLRPWILGMYVMVVGAFVFRTNEPPVIAVHKIVDLSKFPDREAMWYLEVVEAYKMFYEPLIEEFS, translated from the exons ATGGACTACAGCTTGGCAGCGTTGAAGCTTCTGTGCCGGCAGCTCAAAGACGCCCGCCAAAGTCCGACCAACAACGCCGCCACTCTCGGCGGCATTCTCTTCCAACGCGCCTGGCTTCAG GGGAATTTAGTCTCCGTCGACAAAGAAAATGCTAAATTGATTCTCGACGACGGCACCGGCACCGTCGAGCTCTCTCTATCTCGCGACTTCCGTCTCCGCCCTTGGATCCTCG GGATGTATGTCATGGTTGTCGGCGCTTTTGTCTTCCGGACGAATGAACCACCCGTTATTGCG GTTCACAAGATTGTTGATCTTTCAAAGTTTCCTGATCGAGAGGCAATGTGGTACCTTGAAGTCGTGGAAGCCTACAAAATGTTCTATGAACCTCTGATTGAAGAATTTTCGTAA
- the LOC120083323 gene encoding magnesium transporter MRS2-11, chloroplastic isoform X1, translating into MALSLSLQLIRFPPQALSSSSHHLLISDLGSVSRFFRSPCLSSLAPSRNFTMKLSSRTKCFSMSTEEEQWSESEALVSDVDEGGDLADDMDIGVRDDSSVATAASAQRISSSSPSDYLSLAIREQVYEVLEVKADGTVSTRKVNRRQLLKSSDNRWMTNRLRPRDIRSVDPSLFLTNSMPTLLVREHAILLNLGSLRAIAMQDCVLIFDYNRPGGQAFIESLLPRLNPKNMNGVPAMPFELEVVEAALLSRTQRLEQRLIKVEPRVQALLEVLPNKLTADVLEQLRISKQTLVELGSRAGALRQMLLDLLEDPQEIRRICIMGRNCTLNKRNDDVECSLPLDKQIADDEEEEIEMLLENYLQRCESCHGQAERLLDSAKEMEDSIAVNLSSRRLEVSRVELLLQVGTFCVAVGALIAGIFGMNLRSYLEEHVFAFWLTTAGIIVGAVVAFFLMYSYLRDRRIL; encoded by the exons ATGGCACTATCTCTATCCTTACAACTCATCCGATTCCCTCCTCAAGCACTATCCTCATCCTCTCACCATCTTCTCATCTCTGACCTCGGCTCCGTCTCGCGCTTCTTCCGATCTCCATGTCTTTCCTCTTTGGCTCCGTCGCGGAACTTCACGATGAAGTTATCTTCCAGAACCAAGTGTTTCTCCATGTCCACCGAGGAGGAACAGTGGAGTGAATCGGAAGCGTTGGTGTCCGATGTGGACGAAGGGGGAGATCTTGCGGACGATATGGATATTGGTGTTCGGGATGACAGCTCTGTGGCCACTGCTGCTTCCGCGCAGAGGATTTCTTCCTCTTCACCGAGTGATTATCTGTCGCTTGCGATTCGAGAGCAGGTTTATGAG GTGTTAGAGGTTAAAGCTGATGGAACCGTATCTACCAGGAAGGTTAACAGACGGCAACTATTGAAGTCAAGTG ATAACCGTTGGATGACAAATA GGCTTCGTCCACGTGATATCCGAAGTGTTGATCCATCTTTATTTTTGACAAACTCAATGCCTACATTACTG GTCCGCGAACATGCTATTTTGCTTAATCTGGGATCGTTGCGAGCAATAGCTATGCAGGATTGTGTCCTCATATTCGATTATAACCG TCCAGGAGGACAAGCTTTTATTGAATCATTGTTGCCTCGATTGAACCCAAAAAACATGAATGGAGTGCCAGCAATGCCATTTGAACTCGAG GTTGTTGAAGCTGCATTGCTTTCACGAACTCAGCGTTTGGAGCAGCGACTAATAAAAGTAGAACCTCGT GTTCAAGCTCTGCTTGAGGTATTGCCCAACAAATTAACTGCAGATGTGTTGGAACAACTTCGTATTAGCAAGCAGACATTG GTTGAATTAGGTTCCAGGGCAGGGGCTCTCAGACAAATGCTTCTTGATCTTCTGGAGGATCCGCAAGAAATACGACGCATCTGTATTATGGGAAGAAATTGCACGCTTAATAAAAGAAATGATGATGTGGAGTGCTCTCTTCCTTTGGATAAGCAGATTGCTGATG atgaggaagaagaaatagaaaTGCTGTTGGAAAATTATCTCCAGAG ATGCGAATCTTGTCATGGTCAGGCTGAAAGGCTTCTGGATTCTGCAAAAGAAATGGAAGATTCAATTGCCGTCAATTTGAG CTCGCGACGACTAGAGGTTAGCAGAGTGGAATTGCTTCTCCAAGTTGGGACATTTTGTGTGGCAGTTGGTGCTTTAATTGCAG GAATATTCGGCATGAACTTACGATCATACCTTGAAGAACACGTG TTTGCCTTCTGGTTAACAACAGCTGGGATAATTGTTGGCGCTGTTGTGGCATTCTTTCTCATGTATTCATATCTCAGAGATAGGAGAATCCTATAG